In one window of Clavelina lepadiformis chromosome 4, kaClaLepa1.1, whole genome shotgun sequence DNA:
- the LOC143453288 gene encoding transcription factor CP2-like: MKKFWTRFIFEITFVFQMLKISIRTIFLLAEKKKNLNHYVYYYYKIHCHTDYQNNSCTVFDQKVSRTWYCVFVNHSCVDRFCVTVTQSATLASKTQTESVATSSKTYLLVVPTVAPSNSEQSKRQAVGNLITPDKNSSQYFHFLEDDPQQKTLKRKVPTTIGPVSGPRSLHFNRNKEPVSIRPYPQQPIPTSPPPSRGSSTSSLSSISYQLSTGSQIQGSIAQQEVNDQESYNLTKQVVQSSSNNTEQSTSHPPSSTESLGNDISNQTKQDLVAWVKMDGMESDLVKDFDANLSGLGLELGANAYNMSEVLNLPIFKQEGLLAANQGLPPLQYMLCASTSPATKVYDETLTYLNQGQSYEIKLKKLRDIPEIGTLKIVKSQIRVVFHDRRLQYTEHEQFQSWKFNRPGDRLLNIDIPMSVGAIQPKEHSDHLNLVEFMWDVDKEASVWVQVRCISTEFTARKHGGEKGVPFRIQVDTYEIDGSGELGRHIHSASCQIKVFKPKGADRKLKTDKDKMEKRSAQEKLKYQPSYDSTLLSEGMPTITPTETVEDLSRSNQSRIIDQITDMVSEYSVIQHNNNGTPAHVDQRHRNSGSFNNPSVDNAVPVAPPVLMNTSQRNHGDVNLSPLPNTSFRPDILIASSTIIQTQEWLQRNRFGGYLKTFGNFCGSDLLTLSRDDITQICGPADGIRLYNALRSKTVRPRLTLYLTPAAQGNDNNICIYKAFYLQRATVTELVKATSYCLFEDCDTTNPPRICQILYQPRRSSIHVLVTDEVVSLMKDESSFTVSLIKNENSDRYQVILKP; the protein is encoded by the exons atgaagaagttttggaCTCGCTTTATCtttgaaataacttttgtttttcaaatgttaaaAATCAGTATCAGAACTATATTTTTGTTGgccgaaaaaaaaaaaaatttaaatcattaTGTATACTACTACTACAAAATCCATTGTCATACTGACTACCAAAATAATTCTTGCACTGTGTTTGATCAGAAAGTAAGTCGTACATGGTATTGTGTCTTCGTAAATCATAGTTGCGTAGATCGTTTTTGTGTCACTGTCACACAATCTGCAACCCTGGCTTCCAAAACTCAAACAGAGAGTGTTGCAACATCATCCAAAACATATTTACTTGTTGTGCCAACAGTTGCCCCTTCAAACAGTGAACAAAGTAAGCGCCAGGCTGTTGGAAATCTTATTACACCTGATAAAAATTCTAGTCAGTATTTTCATTTCTTGGAAGACGATCCACAACAGAAGACGCTTAAACGAAAAGTACCTACAACAATAGGGCCAGTGTCAGGGCCGAGATCTTTACATTTTAACCGGAATAAGGAACCTGTCAGCATCCGTCCTTACCCCCAACAGCCAATTCCAACCAGTCCTCCTCCAAGTAGAGGCAGCAGTACAAGCTCACTTTCATCCATTTCTTATCAGTTATCAACCGGCTCCCAGATTCAAGGTTCCATTGCTCAGCAAGAAGTTAATGACCAGGAATCATATAACTTGACAAAGCAAGTGGTTCAGTCATCTTCAAACAACACGGAGCAATCTACATCGCATCCACCTTCGAGTACAGAGTCACTTGGAAAc GATATTAGTAATCAAACCAAACAGGATCTGGTAGCCTGGGTAAAAATGGATGGAATGGAGTCTGATCTTGTGAAAGACTTTGATGCCAATCTCTCAGGCTTAGGGTTAGAGCTGGGTGCAAATGCCTACAACATGAGTGAAGTGCTAAATCTGCCAATTTTTAAACAAGAAGGATTACTAGCTGCTAACCAAGGATTGCCACCACTGCAGTACATGCTCTGTGCGTCCACATCACCTGCCACGAAAGTGTACGATGAAACATTAACATATCTTAATCAAGGACAATCATATGAAATCAAACTGAAAAAACTAAGAGATATACCAGAAATAGGAACACTGAAGATAGTTAAAAGTCAAATTCGAGTGGTGTTTCATGACCGAAGATTGCAGTATACAGAACATGAGCAGTTTCAAAGTTGGAAGTTTAATAGGCCTGGTGACAGACTGCTCAATATTGATATCCCAATGTCGGTTGGAGCCATACAGCCAAAAGAACATTCAGACCACCTTAACTTGGTAGAATTCATGTGGGATGTGGACAAAGAAGCATCCGTCTGGGTGCAG GTACGTTGCATTAGCACTGAGTTTACTGCACGAAAGCATGGAGGCGAAAAAGGTGTGCCTTTCCGAATACAGGTTGACACTTACGAAATAGATGGCAGCGGTGAATTGGGCCGACACATCCACTCTGCCAGCTGCcaaattaaagttttcaagCCAAAAGGTGCTGACCGAAAGCTGAAGACTGACAAGGATAAAATGGAAAAGCGCTCAGCCCaggaaaaactaaaatacCAGCCCTCATATGATTCGACATTGCTAAGTGAGGGCATGCCCACTATTACACCTACAGAAACGGTCGAAGACCTTTCACGTTCAAATCAGTCGAGAATAATTGATCAAATCACAGACATGGTATCTGAGTATAGTGTCATTCAACACAACAATAACGGCACACCAGCTCATGTTGATCAGAGACACAGAAATTCGGGTAGCTTTAATAATCCATCAGTTGACAATGCAGTACCAGTAGCACCACCTGTTCTAATGAATACATCACAACGTAACCATGGCGATGTTAACCTCTCACCCTTGCCTAACACAAGCTTTAGGCCTGATATACTGATTGCTTCTTCAACTATCATTCAGACACAGGAGTGGTTACAAAGAAACAGATTTGGTggttatttaaaaacatttggcaacttCTGTGGTTCTGATTTATTGACATTATCACGAGACGATATTACTCAAATCTGTGGACCAGCAGATGGTATCCGATTGTACAATGCGTTACGGTCAAAAACAGTGCGTCCACGGTTAACATTGTATTTAACACCTGCGGCACAGGGTAATGACAATAACATATGTATTTACAAAGCATTTTACCTGCAACGTGCTACAGTAACTGAACTGGTTAAAGCCACAAGTTACTGCTTGTTTGAAGACTGTGATACCACAAACCCTCCAAGAATTTGCCAAATTCTGTATCAGCCAAGGCGCTCAAGCATTCACGTCCTGGTTACTGATGAGGTGGTATCTCTAATGAAAGACGAATCTTCTTTTACCGTATCTTTgattaagaatgaaaattctGATAGATACCAGGTTATTTTGAAACCTTAA